The DNA segment GTGTCAGTGGAACTTTGGCAGCAGTGCGTGGAACTCCTGCGCGATGAGCTGCCTGCCCAGCAATTCAACACCTGGATCCGCCCGTTGCAGGTTGAAGCCGATGGAGACGAGCTGCGCGTCTATGCGCCTAACCGGTTCGTGCTTGATTGGGTCAACGAAAAGTACATGGGCCGACTCCTCGAGTTGCTCGGCGAACGTGGCAATGGCCTGGCGCCAGCCCTTTCCTTATTAATAGGCAGCAAGCGTAGCCCGGCTCCCCGGAAGGCGCCGCCTCCGCCTCCGCCGGTCATGGCACCGCCTCCACCCCCTGCTCCGGCGCCCTCGCAGATGCGCGTCGAGACCGTGGAAGAAACCCGCGACAATCTCGACCCGCTGGCGTCGGTGGTGCCTGCGCCGGCGATTCGTACCGAGCGCGCCGTTCAGGTCGAAGGTGCGCTGAAGCACACCAGTTATCTGAACCGTACCTTCACGTTCGAGAATTTCGTCGAGGGCAAGTCCAACCAGCTGGCCCGTGCTGCGGCATGGCAGGTGGCAGACAACCCCAAGCACGGGTACAACCCGCTGTTCCTCTATGGCGGCGTTGGTCTTGGCAAGACGCACTTGATGCACGCTGTGGGTAACCATCTGCTGAAGAAGAATCCGAATGCCAAGGTCGTGTACCTGCATTCCGAGCGTTTCGTCGCGGACATGGTCAAGGCTCTGCAGCTGAACGCTATCAATGAGTTCAAACGGTTCTACCGTTCGGTGGACGCGCTTCTCATCGACGACATTCAGTTCTTCGCCCGCAAGGAGCGTTCGCAGGAGGAGTTTTTCCATACCTTCAACGCCCTTCTGGAGGGTGGTCAGCAGGTGATCCTCACCAGTGATCGCTACCCGAAGGAAATCGAAGGCCTGGAAGAACGTCTTAAATCCCGCTTTGGATGGGGCCTGACCGTTGCGGTCGAGCCACCGGAGCTGGAAACCCGCGTCGCGATCCTGATGAAAAAGGCCGAACAGGCCAGAGTCGATCTGCCTCACGATGCGGCCTTCTTCATTGCCCAGCGAATCCGTTCGAACGTGCGTGAGCTCGAAGGTGCACTGAAGCGCGTGATCGCCCATGCCCACTTCATGGGGCGGGAGATCACGATCGAGCTGATCCGTGAGTCGCTCAAGGACCTGCTGGCCTTGCAGGACAAGCTGGTCAGCATCGACAACATCCAGCGCACTGTAGTCGAGTACTACAAGATCAAGATGTCCGACATGCTTTCCAAGCGTCGTTCGCGCTCGGTTGCCCGCCC comes from the Pseudomonas sp. TCU-HL1 genome and includes:
- the dnaA gene encoding chromosomal replication initiator protein DnaA — encoded protein: MSVELWQQCVELLRDELPAQQFNTWIRPLQVEADGDELRVYAPNRFVLDWVNEKYMGRLLELLGERGNGLAPALSLLIGSKRSPAPRKAPPPPPPVMAPPPPPAPAPSQMRVETVEETRDNLDPLASVVPAPAIRTERAVQVEGALKHTSYLNRTFTFENFVEGKSNQLARAAAWQVADNPKHGYNPLFLYGGVGLGKTHLMHAVGNHLLKKNPNAKVVYLHSERFVADMVKALQLNAINEFKRFYRSVDALLIDDIQFFARKERSQEEFFHTFNALLEGGQQVILTSDRYPKEIEGLEERLKSRFGWGLTVAVEPPELETRVAILMKKAEQARVDLPHDAAFFIAQRIRSNVRELEGALKRVIAHAHFMGREITIELIRESLKDLLALQDKLVSIDNIQRTVVEYYKIKMSDMLSKRRSRSVARPRQVAMALSKELTNHSLPEIGDAFGGRDHTTVLHACRKIAQLRESDADIREDYKNLLRTLTT